The proteins below come from a single Pradoshia eiseniae genomic window:
- a CDS encoding aromatic acid exporter family protein: MFKIGYRTIKTAIGTPVAIYIAQLIGLHSFASAGIITILCIQRTKKKSLRAAWDRFVACLIAMAYSYLFFEWIAYTPPVIGLMLLFFIPTTVALRVSGGIVTSSVIILHLYASNSITVDTLLNEVGLVVIGISVAFLVNFYMPSMDRELVEYKNKIENLYRIILRELSEYLVTGNSIWTGKEIIEADNAIKKAVYYAALDLENHITGSEDSYYHYFKLRERQLAILKRILPLAGKMDLSEHEGSREIGEFIGHLSDNVHHRNTTEEHIKQLDDLLDNLKKKEIPSNFDEFERRAALFQLGKELRDYLVIKSTVKPLPFTKIKQD; encoded by the coding sequence ATGTTCAAAATCGGCTACCGAACGATAAAAACGGCTATTGGTACACCAGTGGCTATTTATATAGCGCAATTAATTGGTCTCCACAGTTTTGCTTCCGCAGGGATTATTACCATTTTATGCATTCAGCGCACGAAGAAAAAATCGCTCAGGGCAGCATGGGACCGCTTTGTTGCCTGTTTAATCGCGATGGCTTATTCCTATCTGTTCTTCGAATGGATTGCCTACACGCCGCCTGTGATTGGATTAATGCTTCTGTTTTTCATTCCGACTACAGTTGCACTGAGAGTTTCTGGCGGGATTGTGACAAGCTCCGTAATTATTCTTCATTTATATGCATCTAACTCCATTACGGTGGATACCTTGCTGAATGAGGTAGGTCTTGTGGTTATAGGAATAAGCGTAGCCTTTCTAGTGAATTTCTATATGCCGAGCATGGATCGTGAACTTGTTGAGTACAAGAACAAAATAGAAAATTTATACAGAATTATATTAAGGGAATTAAGTGAATACCTGGTAACCGGAAACAGCATATGGACAGGCAAGGAAATTATTGAGGCGGATAATGCCATCAAGAAAGCTGTTTATTATGCTGCTCTCGATCTTGAGAATCATATTACCGGAAGTGAGGACTCCTATTATCATTACTTTAAGCTAAGGGAGAGGCAGCTCGCTATTTTAAAGAGAATTCTCCCGCTCGCTGGGAAGATGGATTTGTCTGAACATGAGGGCAGCCGGGAGATTGGCGAATTCATAGGCCATTTGAGCGATAATGTCCATCATCGGAACACGACAGAAGAGCATATCAAACAGCTTGATGACCTGCTTGATAATTTGAAGAAAAAGGAAATACCGTCAAACTTCGACGAGTTTGAACGCCGCGCTGCTCTTTTCCAGTTGGGGAAGGAATTGCGGGACTATCTCGTCATCAAGAGT